TGCTCCTGATGAAGAGTTCCTGAGTGGTGCCATTCCCTCCTGTACTGGGATCGGCTTCTCGTTGCAGGAGGATTTTGAGCATGGCCCGATTGTCTTGAGTACCAACCTGCCGTCGGTGTTGCGCGTCACCGCCAATGGTTTGATTTTGGATGGAGGAATCGCGGTGCTCAGTCATCCACGTTTAGTCAAAGCTCGTTGTTTGGTGGTGAGCTTGCCCTTGGGAGTGAGTCGCATTGGCTCTTATCAGGATCCACTTCCTTCCAAGGGCGGGCGCCTAGGAAGTAGTCGTTGCTTGCCTCATGTCTCAGCGCGCTAAGTGGATGATCAGGCAATTTCCTTCAACAAATGCCAATCGTGGCTTCACGTTGATCGAGCTGCTGCTCTCCCTGAGCCTTGGCAGCATGCTGTTTGTTGTGTTGCTGCAGCTGATCGGCGCTGATCTACGCCTAGGTAAAAGTATGGCGAGTCGTTTGCGTGAATCGGCGCAGCGCCGCCGCACCTTGGAGCTGATTCGTGATGAATTAGCGATTGGCTCTACCTGGATGGTTGATCCTGCTGTCTCCCATCAATGGCCCTGTGCCATGGCTGGCCGGCAGCCCGTGTTGGCGATCGGCTTGGATTCAGCTCACACCCAGGCTTCAATTCAAACCATTGTTTACAGCGTGGGAGCTGCGCCCTCACCGATTTGGCGCGGCCAGGTTTTGATGCGTTGCGGGCCCGCCTACGGACTCGATGGTGTGATCAGGGCAGGGGGTAGGGCCCAAAATCGTGTTCTCATTGATGGATTACCTAAACAGGGTTTGGGGTTTCAAGCTCGCCTTGACTCTCAATCCAAAGTGCTGCATCTCGAGTTAGAGCAGCTGGCTGATGGTGGCTCTGGACGCCTTCGCTCTGTTGCGGTGTTTTGATGCTTGGAGACTTACGGGTCAAGCAGTTAGCGTTTCTTTCATTTTCATTCTGATGGGTTCTGGAGCCTTATTCGTTGAAATAAACTTTGATTCTGATTTTCACCCAGCGCTTGTAAGGAAACACTCTCCAGAATCGCCATAATCCCCAGGCAAGTAGCCAGCCAAATAGCCCCACGACCAGTCCAACTAGGAATGAATGTCCAACTAAAAATGGTCCGCTGTATTCCAAATGAAACAGTTCAACTAAAAAGGCAGATGACACTGCAACCAAATAGGTGGGGATTTGAGGATGATGATTGGTTTGATTTTGCAAGTAGCTTGAGACCTATTGATTCAATTCTAAGCAAGTGTTCTTTGAAGGTTCTCTATCGTTACACCACTACACCGGCTATCTCTATGACGGCATCAAATAGTTTTAATTAATGCTGATTCAGCGATATCCAAGTATGTGGTCTCAGCAACTGCAGGCTACATCAAGCTCATATTGGTTTTAAGCTTTTTCGGATTCTGGTGCAGGCATGAACAGGAAGTAGGCACCTACGCTCGCCGCTGCTAGGGCAAGGAAAATGTGATCAATCCAGCCATTGCGCACCCCCATTCCCATGAAAGCAATCCAGGTGTTGATCACTACCATCACGCACAGAAAAATACTTAGAATAAAGCTAGTGATATGATTGAGATGTTTTCGTTGGATCCACAGGCTTGCCAGTAAAGGTAGCAGGATTACAGTTGAAGTTGCATGTAGGAGTTGCATGCTTAGATCACTATGTATATGGGGTGTAGTAGCAGCCCATAAATTCACTGGAATGAGTAAAGAACTAAATACTAGGTAGTAGATCATCATGAGAGTTTGTCTGAAGTTGTAGTTGGTTTGGGAAGGATTATTGAGAAGCAGCTTCCTTCTCCTTCTTTGCTTTGAACGTATACCTGCCCTCCCATAGCGGAGATCATTAGGGCAACAACAGACAGCCCGAGCCCTGTCCCACTGATTTCAGAGCTGTTTTTACCACGATAAAACCGCTTAAAAATATGCGGGAGATCGCCATCTGGAATTCCAATTCCCTCGTCTTTTACGTCAATTGCAATGCCATCCTTATGTGGGTACAGCAGCAACGTAATTAGAGAGCCTTGTGAAGAGTATTTGGCAGCATTATCGATTAAATCCAAGAGT
The Synechococcus sp. CC9311 DNA segment above includes these coding regions:
- a CDS encoding Tfp pilus assembly protein FimT/FimU codes for the protein MSLIEQLMVVSVLGIVLSVPFVTGRSDRDQLQLDASARRLQIGLDRARSIAKREQRACGIALTEEGFRAPDEEFLSGAIPSCTGIGFSLQEDFEHGPIVLSTNLPSVLRVTANGLILDGGIAVLSHPRLVKARCLVVSLPLGVSRIGSYQDPLPSKGGRLGSSRCLPHVSAR
- a CDS encoding prepilin-type N-terminal cleavage/methylation domain-containing protein, whose product is MSQRAKWMIRQFPSTNANRGFTLIELLLSLSLGSMLFVVLLQLIGADLRLGKSMASRLRESAQRRRTLELIRDELAIGSTWMVDPAVSHQWPCAMAGRQPVLAIGLDSAHTQASIQTIVYSVGAAPSPIWRGQVLMRCGPAYGLDGVIRAGGRAQNRVLIDGLPKQGLGFQARLDSQSKVLHLELEQLADGGSGRLRSVAVF